From Arachis hypogaea cultivar Tifrunner chromosome 3, arahy.Tifrunner.gnm2.J5K5, whole genome shotgun sequence:
ttctctttttttcctttttagcttattttgggtttttttttcttctttttcttcttatttcctacaaagtttataaaataagaagatcaaagaaatataccatttaagcacaaaagttttcaatatttaagcactaataatcaatttcttgtattaaaaAGCATAgcaaaatatgacatgatgacatgtcatcaacgaTACTCGCCCAACCTTCTGTTCGAATCACCTATTTAGGCTGATTttcatccacgtgtacgcgtcgctgacgTACACGAGTGAATTGACAAAATTGCATATGacgtgatgtgtggaaaacgatccaacacaaaactcaccggcaagtgtaccgggtcgcatcaagtaataataactcacatgagtgaggtcgatcccacagggattgaaggattgagcaattttagtttagtggttgatttagtcaagcgaatcaagttttggttgagtgggttgtttttaacagaagataaattgctcGGAATGTAatgggagaggggaaattgcagtaaattaaagaacaggagagtaaaatagactgaatcttaaagtacaagaaattaaatgactgaaacttaaagtgcaagaaatgtaaattgcagtaacttaaatggcaaggaatgtaaattgcttgaatgtaaaagggatttgaggactaggattgcagaatctaaacgaagagaaagtaaattgcaacaattaataaagtagaagataaattggaataaactgaaattcaaacagaaaatgaaattaaagtgcagcagggttcacagaagaaccaaaaataaattgggatctcaggtctcaagagactagaaagcaaagtctagatctcaatttgccttcccagatctaagttcacaaagcaattggcaaggaattgaaaaagaagcagtaaagggaatgtaaatgggttcaattatgcagaagagaaattaaagagttcttgagtggagattgagacagaatttcctcaattcttaacacccaagaatcaaaacaaggaaataaaaaaaacccaagcaagaacgaggaagaagagagatcaattctcctccctaattctctgaaatctcagtgaagacaccaagagaagttccaaagggcagaaataaaattcaaagctcaaagaaagtgcaaaattcaaaagctaagcaaaaaggtcctaattacatcaaactagctcctatttatacactttctattcttggattttgggatttggatgggcttttgatttggtgaagaaatgaattgaattggatttttaattcaatttttggcccaaaattaatagctcccaggaggctgccctgcccttgtggagggcagggcaggatttggtgtgttttggtgcttgcttggtgcggcttggtgtgGCTTGGTGCAGTCTTGGTGcgcaaaatgctgccctgccctcgcggagggcagggcaggaaaaattggtgcgccagaaatgtgccacggtgcgtgcttggtgctgccagattcaAGCTGTGATGCGCCAGAATTGAGTCTTGGTgcacaagatgctgccctgccctcgcggagggcagggcagaaaaatatggtgctgccaggatcatgtgtggtgcgcgctggtgctgccagggtagTGATTTGGTGTGCCAGATTcacttcttggtgcgccagagttgtgcaccaacaaaatgctgccctgcgctcgcggagggcagggcagtgtttccaaaatgcaGTCCCGTGTTCGAATCCGGGCAGAGACACACGCTAAgtcattttccttggtttcttggcacggtagtggACCTTAGTAcctagcttcctcatggtcccgtgttcaactcttgtggcaagcatttggagacattttcctttgattttctcccttggtgagcccgatactgcccttgtggagggcagggcaacattttattcctcttgattccaaggcacaaaattgtgctctgcccttgtagtgggcagggcagagttgccttctctacttagttcccttatgttgccctcctagagggcagtgtgcccttgtggagggcaatgcttgcccttCCTCATGttgtgcgccacacttcttctctctttgaccacactttcttttccttgggctacacttccttaggccacgcttttcctttttttcttttattcacctacaataaaccaaaacaaccactcaaagtatcactaaattcaagaggcttataaatcaattaaaatccaattaaaattagcttaaacctcatggattaacattaatttcatggtggttgcttgatttaaagaagttgtgcattttcactccaaatcacttacttaggaagcaagaaagtgcataaagactaacaaaacaaatgaaattagcttgaaaaatgggtatatgatgacttgtcatcatgacGCACACgtgtcacccacgcatacgcgtggggttGCTTGTGCGGCAGGCACCTTTCCCGCACGTTTCCAACATAACTCTTTGTTCAATTTCAATAGAGATCGAACCTCCATatgacgcgtgcgtgtcattGACTCTTACGCGTTAGAGGCAcccctttttttaaataaaaataaagcaaaatgaAGGTAACCCCACATAACTGAAAATTAACACtgatataaataaaatagaactaataaaaagggaagatcataccatggtgggttgcctcccacctagcacttttctttaacgtccttaagttggatggtccGTAAGCTCAGTCCTCTTCCTCTGCTGgatccttcaagaggaagatATCCAGGTCATTGTTGTTCTTCATCTTCACACCATGATACAGCTTCAAACGGTGGCCGTTGACTTTGAAGAAGGTGGGGCTTGAGGGGTGACTTAGGTGGACAACTCCATATGGTTCCAACTTTTCCACCTCGTACGTCCATCCCACCTTGACCTTAGCATCCCTGGCATTAACCTCATCCTTGAGTTGTAGAGAAGGACTTGATCCCCAACTCTAAAttctcttctcttgatgttcttGTCATGGACTGCCTCCACCTTTTCCTTGtagagccttgagttctcatataCCTCTAGTCGAAGGCACTCTAATTCCtctagttgcaacttcctttccaTTCTGGCTAATCCCAATCCTGAGTTGCATTCCTTCACAGCCCAGTAAgctttgtgttccacctctactggaaggtgacaagcctttccgtaaACTAGGTAGAATGGACTCATGCCAATAGGTGTCTTGTACACAGTTCGATAAGCCCATAGTGCATCTGCAAGTCTAGTACTCCAATCCTTCCGATGAGCCTTCACAATCTTCTCTAGTATGCGCTTGATCTCCATATTGGACACCTCGGCgagaaattaaagcaatgaacaA
This genomic window contains:
- the LOC112777330 gene encoding uncharacterized protein, whose product is MEIKRILEKIVKAHRKDWSTRLADALWAYRTVYKTPIGMSPFYLVYGKACHLPVEVEHKAYWAVKECNSGLGLARMERKLQLEELECLRLEVYENSRLYKEKVEAVHDKNIKRREFRVGDQVLLYNSRMRMVIKKDKWKAPKKPTTNRARQEPTAKPLLKKTKGPVDALEKDNPPKDSNKFPNLYYELVYSRMIE